The DNA segment GCAAATAATGCCAATATACGTTGCGCCAAAATTTTCTTTGGAAACAACATTAAAATCATGGCAAAGAAGAAGGGGAGTAAGATTGGGAACAAAAGCAAATTAGTCATGATCTTCAGTTCCTCTCATTAAATTCATATTATCTGTATCAAGCTCTTGATATGAGCGATAAGCGAGCACTAAGAAGAATGCCGTAACGCCAAAGCTAATAACAATAGCCGTTAAGATAAGTGCTTGTGGTAAAGGGTCTGCGTAATCAGTTACACCTGGTGACACTACAGGAGGAGCTCCTCCATCGAGTCCACCCATGGTTAGTAATAGTAAATGTGCGCCATGACTGAGTAACCCAGTACCAATTATGATGCGTAGTAAACTCTTTGAAAGCATTAAATAAACAGCGGCCATAAAAAGGAAGCCAATAACAAAACTCATGACAATCTCCATTAATCATCATCTCCAATCGATTGAATAATGGTCATCGTGACACCAACGACAACTAAGTAAACGCCTGTATCAAACAACATAGCAGTGTGTAGTGACTGCTTTCCTAATAATGGAAGATCAAAATAATCAAATGCATGTGTGAAAAAAGGAACATCAAAAATAATAGAGCCAGCAGCAGTACCTAAAGCGATTAACAAACCTATTGCTGTCATGACCGTGTAATTAATCGGCAATGCAGTTGTTACGGTTTTAATATCATAAGCGAGCAGTAATAGAACGATCCCACTTGCAGTTAATAGTCCTCCGACGAAACCTCCACCGGGTGCATAGTGACCAGCAAAGAAGATGTGAATCGAAAAGAGAATAATAATGAAAAAGACTAGGTTTGTCGTAGTTTGCAAAATGACATCATTTGTCTTCAAGTCGATTCACCTCTTTCTTCTTTGTTAACCTTAGTTTAATCATCGCAATTATGCCTAAAGAAGCGATTGCAAGGACAGCAATTTCAAACAAAGTATCAAATCCACGATAATCCACTAAAATGACGTTTACGATATTTCCACCACCAGCTTCTGAATAGACGGTTTCCTCATAATAAGAAGAAATAGAAGGAACTAGTTTTTGCGAATGGGCAGAAAGGGCAATGATTGTGATTGTTATTCCTACGCCGAGCGCAACTAAGGCATTACCTAATCGGAATTTCATGCGATTTTCATGACGGTTAAGTTTTGGTAAGTGATAGAAAGCCAGTAAGAACAGAGCAACAGATATCGTTTCAATAACAAGTTGAGTAAGAGCTAAATCTGGTGCATTAAAGATAACAAAGAATAAAGCAACCGTGTATCCCACAGCACCTAAAGCAATAATTGAAGTTAAGCGGGACTTAGCTAGTAAAATGGTCACTGTTCCTGCAACTAAGACAAGTGCAATAATTAACTCGAAAAACCTAATGGGTGCTAGAGTGGCAAAGCTAACTTCAAATGCATTCTTTATAAAAACGGTACTGATGGATAGGAGAATGATCCCCGTAAACATATACACTAAATACGAGCGCATATAGCCAGTCATGTACATTTTGGATAGACGGTTTGTCCCAACTTCACTGAAATACATCATGCTGTCATATAGTCGATTCAGTGATAACCAATCAGGGAATTTAGTATATAGTGGCTGCCATTTTGGCAACGTCCAATATAGTAGCAAGCCAAGCCCTATTATGCCCAAAGTCATTAATAATTCAGGCTCCAAAGGGCCATGCCATGCGGATATGTGAATATCTATTTCACTAGGTGACGTATAGAGAAAAGGTTGCATCGCTATAACAGCAGGTTTAACCAAATAATCACCGATTAAATTTGGGACGAAGAATATTGCAATAACTAGAGTTCCTAAAATAGCAGGTGGAATGAGCATGCCAATAGGAGCTTCATGTGCTTTCTTTGGCAATAAATCAGGTTTGTATTTCCCTGTAAACGTCCGAAATACAAAGTACAGACTATAAACAAACGTGAACACACTTGCAATCCACCCAATGATTGGGAACAAAATACCCCATGTGGCGAAAGCAAAGAGATCAAAATTTTGAATGGATAGCATACCTGACAGGAACATCTCTTTACTTAAGAAACCGTTAAAAGGCGGGAGACCTGCCATTGAAAAGCTGCCGATTAGCGCTATGGTAAAAGTAATCGGCATTATACTCATTAGTCCACCAAGTTTTCGGATATCACGCGTACCCGTTTCATGATCGACAATGCCTGCAATCATGAACAAACTACCCTTAAATGTCGCATGATTGACAAGATGGAAAATTGCTGCAAAGGCAGCGTATTTGAAAATTGAATTATCTTCAATACCTGTGTGGAATGAAATAGCTCCAGCTCCAAGTAGAGACATAATTAAGCCAAGTTGACTTACTGTAGAGAATGCCAAAATTCCTTTTAAATCGGTTTGTTTTAATGCAAAGAAGGAACCCCAGAACAAGGTTAACAAACCAGTACCAGTAACAAGCCAAATCCACCATTCGGAACTCGCATATAGCGGAGTGAACCGAGCAACTAAATAAAGTCCTGCTTTTACCATGGTTGCAGAGTGTAAGTAAGCACTAACAGGTGTTGGTGCTTCCATTGCATCAGGTAGCCAAATGTAAAATGGGAATTGAGCAGATTTTGTAAACGCCCCCAATAATACAAGGATTAAAGACCAAACAAACCATTTATGATTAGCAAGCTCGGGTGCTTGTGAAATTAATTCACGAATCGAGTACGTATCTCCCATAATAGAAAGGAGTATAAAGCCACCAAGCATCATTAATCCACCGAACACGGTAATCATCATAGATTTTAAGGCACCGAACCTAGAACGATCCCGCGTATACCAATAACCTATTAATAAGAAGGAAGAAATCGAAGTTAACTCCCAAAAGAAATACAAACTAATTAAATGATCAGATTGCACCACGCCGAGCATCGCTGTCATAAATAGCAATAAATACACATAAAAATTGTGTAATT comes from the Paenisporosarcina antarctica genome and includes:
- a CDS encoding Na(+)/H(+) antiporter subunit B; translated protein: MKTNDVILQTTTNLVFFIIILFSIHIFFAGHYAPGGGFVGGLLTASGIVLLLLAYDIKTVTTALPINYTVMTAIGLLIALGTAAGSIIFDVPFFTHAFDYFDLPLLGKQSLHTAMLFDTGVYLVVVGVTMTIIQSIGDDD
- a CDS encoding Na(+)/H(+) antiporter subunit C, yielding MEIVMSFVIGFLFMAAVYLMLSKSLLRIIIGTGLLSHGAHLLLLTMGGLDGGAPPVVSPGVTDYADPLPQALILTAIVISFGVTAFFLVLAYRSYQELDTDNMNLMRGTEDHD
- a CDS encoding Na+/H+ antiporter subunit A; this translates as MPFVYFIFIPMLAAILIPFLYKKVRSIHTGWFVLVVPVVLFGLYTTFVPKLQNGDTYTSSFDWIPSLDISFISYIDGLSLLFSLLITGIGALVVLYSIFYLDKTREKLHNFYVYLLLFMTAMLGVVQSDHLISLYFFWELTSISSFLLIGYWYTRDRSRFGALKSMMITVFGGLMMLGGFILLSIMGDTYSIRELISQAPELANHKWFVWSLILVLLGAFTKSAQFPFYIWLPDAMEAPTPVSAYLHSATMVKAGLYLVARFTPLYASSEWWIWLVTGTGLLTLFWGSFFALKQTDLKGILAFSTVSQLGLIMSLLGAGAISFHTGIEDNSIFKYAAFAAIFHLVNHATFKGSLFMIAGIVDHETGTRDIRKLGGLMSIMPITFTIALIGSFSMAGLPPFNGFLSKEMFLSGMLSIQNFDLFAFATWGILFPIIGWIASVFTFVYSLYFVFRTFTGKYKPDLLPKKAHEAPIGMLIPPAILGTLVIAIFFVPNLIGDYLVKPAVIAMQPFLYTSPSEIDIHISAWHGPLEPELLMTLGIIGLGLLLYWTLPKWQPLYTKFPDWLSLNRLYDSMMYFSEVGTNRLSKMYMTGYMRSYLVYMFTGIILLSISTVFIKNAFEVSFATLAPIRFFELIIALVLVAGTVTILLAKSRLTSIIALGAVGYTVALFFVIFNAPDLALTQLVIETISVALFLLAFYHLPKLNRHENRMKFRLGNALVALGVGITITIIALSAHSQKLVPSISSYYEETVYSEAGGGNIVNVILVDYRGFDTLFEIAVLAIASLGIIAMIKLRLTKKKEVNRLEDK